The Mus pahari chromosome 5, PAHARI_EIJ_v1.1, whole genome shotgun sequence genomic sequence TCAAAAACAGCTAGGAAGGCTGGGCCAGCACTGGAACACCACAAAGAGAGTTAATAATTCATCAACAGTGTGGAGTGTTAAATGTGGAGCTGTGGTGACTTCACTGAGGCAGTTTCTGAAATGTGATTATCACAGACTTCAGATTTTGTGGCGGGTGTCCTCAGAGTGTACAAACCATGGATTAATTTTCCTCAGATACTGTACGCAGGCAACGCTCCTATTAAAGTGTCAGTACCGAGATCTAACCAGGCAGCAGGCATCTGTACTTTCTGACGTGGCCACAATTACAAAGGGGAAAAGTACACCAATAACAGCATCTTTCTCTTTACTTCATACAAAGGGTTTGCTGTGAGTCTGCAAGTCATCTTGTCCAACCCGAAAGCTGTATTCAAGCGCCGTGGATCCCAGCCAGGGATGCAAGAATCTGACTTTCTAAAGCAGATAACAACAGTTGAAGAACTGGAACCAAAAGCTAGTAACTGCACCAAGGTACCTCTGCACCTCCCTCATGTGGCTGAACCTCAGAGTGCTGACAGTGCGGCTGTTTAAATTATCTCCTTCCTCCGCAGGTACTGGTGTGGCACACTCGGACAGAGAAGGTCAATCTAGCCAATGAGCCAAAGTACCACGTGGACACAGTGAGCATTGAGGTGTAGCCGCCAGGGCCAGCAGGTGAGGAGCGAGTCTGGAGGGTGGGCGGCTGCCCACTCAGGTACTGTTCCTTTGTCTTCAGCCTTTCCTTACCGCCGATGGAGGTCCGTTTCCACAGCTACCTGGATGCTACAAAATGTGTTGTCTTCATTTGTTCTGCATGTGTTTTCTAAACTGGAAGATTTTTGTACACTGAAGCCACATGACACTGAGAAGGACAACAGAGCATCTCacactgctccccaccccccaagccaTCTCAATACTGCTAGAATGACATAGGTTCTAGAAGCTGGTGAGGAGTATTCTGTCAATTAAATAATCCCAATTAAATTCTTGGCTTCACAACATGAACTGTAGCAGTGTACACTGTAGGaaataaaacccacaaataaAAAAGGTGTGTGGATTCATCTGTTTAATATAGGGAAATAACATTTTGTCAATACTAGGCACCATAAAATGTAAACACAATTACTGTCATAAACCTGGATATACCTTCAATGATTAAAAGTGGCTTTGTTTTAGTTACCCTGTGTGCATATAGTGCAGAAAAAGGTCTTCATATTAGCACTATGTACATGAGAAGAGGCCCATATTACAAGAGGCAATGGAAATTTGAATTCTGAAACCTTCATTGAGTTTTACAGTAGCATCCAGGTTTATCTCCGTTCACTAAGCACGTTCCCTGTTAAGCACATCATAACAACAGCACAGTGGAGTGAGTGATGAATAAAAGAATTTGATACACTAGAAAACAGTGCTCAGTGATACATTTACATTCTATTTATATGATTAAACATTTGATCATACAGTACCTTCCTACAGGATTACTGGctaatttgggggtggggtttatACTGTTAGAGGTATTACTAACATGATAACTACTTCCCTTATATGCACACGTTAGAGCTATAATTTTGCAAATAAAACCGATTATGCAAGTTAACTGAGCAGCTTCCCAATGTGGCTTAGGACATCATGGGGAGTATGAGCAAAGCTGCCCTCCACACAAAATGGTTTCTCAACCTGCTTCCACATCAAATTTAATCAGCACAGACCAACACGGTCAATCAGGTAATTCTTAATGTGAACaaatgggggaaagaaaaaaatatgttatgtACATGAATAAATGGGAACTAGATGCCTTTGCAGCGAGGAATGTCGGGGTCGGTTGTGGATGAAACTCTGTGGCAGCTTCTTACTTCCACAGCTGTGTGCTCAGAGTCTGCCCCGATGAGCTTCCAGACCACCCTGCTGTCGTGCTGGGAGGCTGGCCAAAACCTGCACTAGCGCTTGCACTACTGAGGTTCATGGCAGCCATCTGCTGATTCATCTGTGAAACACAAAAGGCTTAGTTGACAAGGATGATTCTCTCTTCACTCTTGACTCTAGCTACAGCCAGACACTTCATCAGATGTGAAAATCAGTCCAGACACTGGAGGTGGCCCCCACACAAGTCTTTCTACTGAAATCAAACAGCtacttttttcttactttttcctgAGTTAGGCATTACTTATAAAGTAATCCATACATTAGTTCACTCTCTAGATTAACCACAACTGAAAAACATATCAAAGTAATCTTTGAGTTTGTATCTGAGTCCATCATTCTTCTGTGACTCCCAAGACAGAGACATTTTAGAAAGTAAAACATCCTAAAATTACCctaatatttacaaaatactCATAATTCTCTATTAACATCCTAAATGGCCTTAATATACTTCCTAAACATTAAAAAGGTCATATAGCGTATGTTTTAGGTTTTATGTTAAATCCAGCATATTTATCAGGCTcttagcacagtggttctctCATTACCCAGTTTGGTGATGGAACAAGAGACGAAGGATTTATCTAAAATAGTTCCAAACCTATGCTCAACATTAACTGTGTTCTTTGtgcagaatttttctttttttttgaaaacccaAGACATAATAACCACACATGTGTCTACAGACAGGTAGATTCCATGTTCCCTTCTGCTCACAGAGACTCTTCTGGTTGCTGACAGAGCTGCTGTTCTTAAGTGGCTCTCCTGTAATCTAACCTGAGCATCCTGGTCACAGGAAAGCTGTTCTAATATCTGACACCATTCCCGAGGTTTCCAAGGCATAAGCACTGTGTACATGTCTACCTATAAACCACAACTGTAATAGCACACGAGCACTTGTAAGATACATGGTGATTCTGTAAATGTTAGTTAGCAGTCAATGTTCTGAAGGTAAACTAGGGTCTTCGTGGTCCTGGCTCCTGTAAGATGCTCGGTGGATCATCATGCAGGAAAGAGAATGGGACCATGCGCACTAAGTCAACGCCTCTGATGTGGGCGACAGCAGAAATGCTACTCTaacctaagacagacagacatggaatTTATCTGTGAATACCCGAGGGAAGCTGAGCTTACATTCTCACCATGGGGATGCCTGAGCCAGTGATGGTCCTCATACATCAACAGGCAGTAACCACATGACAGAGGCAGCCTTGATCCCTCATAAAACTGTGCTTTGAAAATATGAAGCTGGATTTCTATCTCACTgataagaattaataaaaaagatgCAAGCTATCAGTGGAGATACTCTGGTCTAAGTGAACTATGAAGAGACCCCACCCAGGAGCCGAGTAAGCACGGCTGGCCCCAAGCCTGGCAGTAGGAGCTGAGGTGTCTCTTAGATGCTGCCCAAGATAACTGCTATCTAGTACAGGCGTGCTCGCCATTACAACTACATTACAGTCTGAAATGAGAAGAGCAAAGTCCTAACATTTATATAGAGAATGGTCTTAGTAAGGACAGTAACTAGTCATTTATCTATAAACACTTGGATCTGACCAAACTTATCCCTTTCTTTTGTTCCATCATTAGAGTTCAAAGCAAATAAAAGTCAATGAGGTTTCTTAGATGTTAAGGCGGTAGAAACTACAGAGCCTTACCTGTGAGAGGTTCCACTGAGGCTGCTGGGCTTGTGGCAGGCCGAACTTACTCTGTGGTGCACCCATTTGTCCAACCATTCCTCCCTGAGGGCCAACAACATTCTGAGGAAGTGGCATTACTCCAGTCTGTGCGTTTCCCATGAAACCATTGTGCATGGGCATGCCCACCATCATGCCAGTGTTCTGTCCCATCATATTTCCTATAAGACCAGGAGCCGCAGGCACTGGGACGCCCATGGAAGGAAAACCTTGAAATGCAGTCGGTGCTTGTGAGGTAAATGGTATATTTGTGGGTCCCATAAACACACCTGTATTGTAAGAACCATGAATAATAAAGAGAAGAGCAGGTCAAGAAGAGGCTCTTTATACGACTGCACTCCTCTCCAGAAACAGAGAAGGGGCAGACAGCTCAAAACAACCCACACCCCAACCTTCAGAGCTGTTAttccaggaagcagacagatgtGTCGTCTACTGCACAGATGCTCTGCCTAGAGGACATGCTGCTCCTGCTGACTGCACCACTGCTCTCCCCAAACCCaagcaggcagggagagaggtggTTCTTTGTTTTATGAAGGGGTAGGTGGGTGGCCACAAAGTTTCAGCCTATATATGAAATAAGCTTATTTTGGAACTAAGGGTCTGATGTATTAAAACTGAATAAATCATATGCTTATATTTCACTACAAAGAAAGACAGTTCcaaattttcataattatacatatgtatagttCTGACTGCTTATTTGTTTACCTGCAGAGGAAACAAGAGTTTACACAAAGTCAAATTTCATGTAAATCCAAATCCAGTTAATTCCTGAACTCCTACAAACTTGTAGAACAATATTAAATGATATGTGAACAACTTGTTATGTCTCAAATGAATAAAGTTCTGTGAATCCTATATTGTTTAATTCTGATGCTTCGCTCATTTCAGTTCTATAATCTGGAACAGAAGCATCCACTAGTACCATAGGAAACTGTAAGTGAGCTCGTTTCCGAGGATGTACTCTGCAACACCGTGTCACTGTCTGGAAGTGGAGCGCAACATCAATTACCAGGAGTGCTTTGCTGTGCCCCTGTGCCATACAGAGATAAGATGGAGTCTTTGGAGAGCTGCTTCTTTGCTACTTCTTCTGACTTTGTAGTTTGCTCAGTAAAGAGATCCAGATCCCCAGATGTAACGGTAGACAAGGGAGCAGCGGCTGGTATGGAGGCAGTCCCCTGGGCAAAACACCAACAGAAACTTAGCTTCCACACAGGACAGCTTATCTAGTACTAACGTTCACATAAAATTATGAAATCGTAGTATATAATAGAGGAAAATGGTGACATCTCCGAAGATCATTTTCCAGCACACACACGATCATCTAGAATGCAGAAGCAATGTCATGGCGTAAGGTGTAGTGAAGACCAGGGAGCACAGAGCTCCTCCACAGCCACACTAAGCAGCCAGGAAAGAGCAGGTTTTGCTCATCATCCTGGAACACAGAGGGTATGACAACATGCTGGTCCAGTCTGACGTGAGTCCCAGCACATCTCTCAAGAACTAGCATCACTTGGAATAAAGAATGTTACACCTTGCAGAAGCAAAGGCTCTGTAATGGTAGATTAAAGGCTTGTATCTTTTCAAAGGCTATACCATACAAAGTTTACACACCTATTCTAGGACTACTTTAGCAATACTGGAATACATCTACTCCAGAAAATAAGTACAGAAAACTGGTTACCTATATTCAGCCATAACCTTCATGCTATTCAGAGGCAAATTATACAAGTAATTTAgatatttaatataaaacaagTTTCCCATTAATCCGCTATAACTTACAGACAGTTTTACATACCCACAACTGACATTCTTGCTTAATCATTGGTTTTAAATACttaacgaaaaacaaaaaaagattttctgaAGTCTAGTAAATGCTGGTTCACACTCTTCTAGAACTACAGATAGAGGTGGGTAGCAAGCAGAAGCTAAGTCCACACAGTCATGGTCCTAGACAGATCACCATGCAGTAAACTACCCTCAAAGCACTTGATTCAGACCTACTTAGGTAGAACTATATTTTGACTCTGAATAACTGAGCAAGACTTGTAAGAAACATAGAAAAGGCTGTCTTATTTTGCAAAACCTCTAAATTATGTAAGACATTAGacatggggggctggagagatggctcagtggttaagaacactgactgctcttccaaaggtcctgagttcaaatcccagcaaccacatggtggctcacaaccatccgaaatgagatctgatgccctcttctggtgtgtctgaagacagctacagtgtacttagatatatcaataaataaacctgtaaaaaagaaaacagtaagacATGACAGACTAACAAACCTAACTGTTCTTTGAATCCGACTATATTTTAGTTACTAATGAAGAAGCATGGCACCACAGCGGCCAATAGGATGGTCCCTAACCAGCTCGGCTGGACTGGATCGCTAATCCTCAGTCTTGGAATTTATATGTCGCCTGACTCTGTCCTATAAAATGAGGACAGGTTTTGTAACCACGGTGCTTTGTAATGGAATGAGTAACTATGCAGTTATTAACAGTGATAACAAAATGGCATCACCACGTGGCCCTTCCAACACATCACTTCTATGCAACACCAGAATCTACTCAGCACCTTGGGTTTCATTCTTGATGAATGagacatgataaaaaaaaaaaagcccaaatgtTTAGGGAAATACTAACTCTGGTTTCATAGTAGTATTATGAAGGTCTAAATATTATGTAAGTAAGTTTGACCATCTACCTCCGCGCAGACATTAGCTACATGGCCAGCCTAAGTGGCCTGCCTCGCAAGCACCTGAAGTCCGCTAGTCTACTGGTGGTGTGTGGGCTACCACTTCACCATCAGAGTGCCTTTCCAGAATCCCAGAACTGGCATCAGCACTTGTATatgttcattctcatctattcatattctgtctgtctccccactccctcccttcctgctgtATGTAGATAGAAAAGGACTGCTGAACCCAGTTCCTCCACCGTCTATTGTACACTCTGGTCAGCTACTTCCTAGTCGATGGTAAACCCAGGCTGGTTTTATACATGGGTAAATCTCTGACTAAAATTTACATATGCTCAGAAAACAGCAAAAGTCAAATAGGGTTCAGAGTAATGCATTATCTTGGTACTTAAACTCAATTACAGGTTAACTTCATATACCAAAAGTCCTCCAGAATTAGCAACTTTCACCATTTCGGGACTCATATAGATACGTACATCTAAGTTATAGTTTATTGGCAAAggcaatattttgaaaatgtacttGGATTTTAATCTTAGCATGTAGTTTGGATAATAGGTAATTCTTATCATAAATTATCTTACAGGGCTCAATACAACAGGCATAGTTTTGGTTTATAAATAGTGTTcaagaaaagaattaagatatgattttaaaaatgaaccatgctggggctggagagacacgtcaatggttaagagcatttactctCAAGGCTCAAATCTAGAAGATCTCTTCTATTCTGTCCTTGTGCCTTGAGGCAGTTAAGTTCCCTTGCACAGAATAGCGGGGTTGGGTATTATGCATTTactgtttgttttagtttgttctGAAAGTATGTAGAATAAAAAAGATGCAGGGAAAagagagcatttactgctctccTGGGAGACCCATGGTAatttccccagcacctacatggcggctcacaatcTCCTCCAGTTTTGGGGGAAGTTCATGTTCTCTATTAGCCtccttgagtgtgtgtgcatgcaagttaagcttctttaaaaaggaagaaaagaaaaaaaccttaccATCCTATGAGTGCCTAATCAGCAAACACAAGGCATGATAGTTTGTCTTTGTAGCTTGCCAACTGGCTAGAACTTGATTAGCACTAAGGTTAGAGCTTGGGGATTTCCAGCCAGTCAAGTTTCAGgaatctctctcaatctctctctcaatctctcccaATCtctcccaatctctctctctctctctctctctctctctctcNNNNNNNNNNNNNNNNNNNNNNNNNNNNNNNNNNNNNNNNNNNNNNNNNNNNNNNNNNNNNNNNNNNNNNNNNNNNNNNNNNNNNNNNNNNNNNNNNNNNNNNNNNNNNNNNNNNNNNNNNNNNNNNNNNNNNNNNNNNNNNNNNNNNNNNNNNNNNNNNNNNNNNNNNNNNNNNNNNNNNNNNNNNNNNNNNNNNNNNNNNNNNNNNNNNNNNNNNNNNNNNNNNNNNNNNNNNNNNNNNNNNNNNNNNNNNNNNNNNNNNNNNNNNNNNNNNNNNNNNNNNNNNNNNNNNNNNNNNNNNNNNNNNNNNNNNNNNNNNNNNNNNNNNNNNNNNNNNNNNNNNNNNNNNNNNNNNNNNNNNNNNNNNNNNNNNNNNNNNNNNNNNNNNNNNNNNNNNNNNNNNNNNNNNNNNNNNNNNNNNNNNNNNNNNNNNNNNNNNNNNNNNNNNNNNNNNNNNNNNNNNNNNNNNNNNNNNNNNNNNNNNNNNNNNNNNNNNNNNNNNNNNNNNNNNNNNNNNNNNNNNNNNNNNNNNNNNNNNNNNNNNNNNNNNttgtgagccaccatgtggttgctgggatttgaactccagaccttcggaagagcagtcgggtgctcttacccactgagccatctcaccagcccccaagtgACTTTAAACTGAACCTTGAAAGTTAATGTTTCATCTGAAGGAAACATTAACTGTAATGTCACAAAAATAACAATTTCTTAAccattagtattttaaaaatcttattgcTGTATTCAAtggtttttatttaatcattcaaAAATAGCAGGGTTCATTTTAAGACtagcttaaaatatattttaccttcagaaaaatacaaacatttaattTGCCAGAACTTATAGAATCAAATATATTAGCATCAACAATGTTAATAATACAGGCTTGTGAATTAAGGTTGTCTCACACCCCCCCCATACATATATTCTAAATTCTGTTGTTctcataaaattttaagaatggTGAAGTCTGCTTGTATGGGTCATAACAGACTCTACTGTATCCATCTCTACAGATATATCACTAAAGTAGCTGAAAACTATCCATCAATAGAAATGGCTGTGTCTGAAGAAAActgtttaaacaaaataaaactgcaagATTAGCTTGCTAAATGCTGGCCTAAAGAATAGGTTTTGAGCCAGTGACAGCTCAGGAGCAACAATTTCAGTTAAACTTCTGAAGCTTTTCAAGAAGTGGTGTCGGAAAACACATTTTACTGCATACCTGAGCTGGGGGCATGACAGTTGCAGGTAAAGGATTAGAAATCATTGGTCCAAAAATGTCCAGATCATCATTCAGGGGTGGCACTGTGGTTGTGTTTCCATTGGTCACTGGTGCCTCAGCAGGACCATCTGAAAGGAATATACACTTCTGTCAATATAGAATCTCTTAAATTACAGGAAACAGggtactattttaaatttttatttttaaaaattaagaacaattcaaaagaaaacactgtGTTCCTAGCTACCCTAGGACTGGCTCCCCATCCTAAAGAGAACACTTCAGTTTTGGTTCCTCTCCAGAAGTAGACTTCTTCTGGTTTCAGGCATAACTCCAACCGCTCCTGGACAAATGGGAGCACACGACTCACAATAGCCTGaagacttactttttaaaaaatcactacaCTACactcatgccacacacacacaatatactaGCTCCAGCTTCTCTCTATCCTAGACTTCTCCTTATATGGTATTTTAATGGTAAGCTCTTGATATCATTCCTATAAATATTCCTTAttactacacatacacaaaattatcGAAAAACCAATTCTTAATAACCTCTAATAACCTTAATTGAAACATTTCAACCTCACACTTCAGTAAACACAAGCTCCCAATGGATTGTAAAACATGCTGTCTTTGCTCACTACCTTCTGCATGTCTCACAGAAATTATTGTTTCAATTTATTCTGAAGATCAGTTTCtaattttcaatatttgaaaaagaCAGATAAAGATTCATTATTATGATCACACTGTCCTagatgtttgggtttttgttggttttttttttgttttttgcttttttttttgttttgttttttttggtttttcgagacagggtgtatagccctggatgtcctggaactcactctgtagaccaggttggccttgaactcagaaatccacctgcctctgcctcccaagtgctgggattaaaggcgtgtgccaccacgcccggctcccccccccccagatgtttttaaagaatgtttgcaTGTTGTGATTTCTGTCCCATGAAACATGCTACCTGTCTTCAGGTACTAGGGTAGAGATGGACAGCTGATCCTGAAAGCCTCCTCAGTGTGGATCATCTAGTTCAGTAGCTAAGTCTGTTCGACTTAACTACGTGAGTCTTCTGCTCCCTAGACTAGTGAGCTGTCTGACCTGTCTCGAAACCACACTTCTGCAAAAGCCATAGGGTCACTGGGATagaatgttggggggggggggaacagacaGTAACAGCAGGCTGTATGACcaataatatatgaaaaatgtcATCTTGAAATGCATTCTTTTATATGTTTGATATAATACTCTAAAAAGTCACATAATTACAACCATGCCTAACTACAAAGGATTAcctaaatttttcaaaattaagattcaatcttcaaatatttaataattcattGCACTAagtaaaagaagtaaatatttgaaaaatcattCAAATACTGATTCTCTATCTTTCCATTCCActgtccttgtacaaagctcagtgATATATAGAGGAATACAGATGGACATCAATAAataagcagaaggaaggaaaaacaactaGGATATGATGAGCCCTCAATTAATGAACAATATTACAAAGTAGTAGAGGTTAAATACATTCTCCTTATCAAAGGACCACTACTGTATGTTCTTTACTGATGGAATAAAGGCTATGATGTTGAAAATATAGTTATTCAAATTAAACATGGTAAATCATAATAAATCAGGATACACTGTATCTTGTTTCTGCGTTTACCTACACACaaacttaaaattaaactttAGCATTAATCCAGATTTCAAACTAAGTCCCCAGAAGCAACTGGATCCatcacatttttcttcctttaaaactgCACTTCTATTTCCTGTATGCATGACTGCAAATATCCCAGATTCCATTTCTCATGTTTACTAATGTTCAACAAACTGctggtgctcaataaatactaACTGCATTCAAATTTTACTTGAACAGCAGAGTCATCAGGTGGTCACAATCTATTTACAGAGATAATGAAATAATGTCAAAGAGCAACATGAAATTTTACGCACTGCCAACCTAGTTTAAGGTGGGGAAGAAGGTGATAAGCTAACAGATGTTGTATTTTTCATCACCATCTTTGACAGAGCATGAACATTCAAGCCTTTAGTACAACCTATCACAATGAACTGTCAAGTCCGATTCCTCAGTTACCTACTGCGCCAACACAGCCCTAGCTGGCTCAGCCACACTCTTCTTAGTAGGAAAGTTCTTGAAGCTCTAAATGTTTGTGTTGTTCAAGAAATTGTTTTTTTGTAGTCAAGAAGtcatttaaagtgttttttttttccttaataaaatgttctttggaaTCCCTTCATACTAGAATATATTCCTTGCTTTATGGGATGAAATAAACCACAAGTGAATTAATTTGTAGGCTCAAGTCACATGAACCACTTTAAAACTCCAAGCTTTAAGTTATTTCCGAACTTTATTTGGCTAACTTGCCAAAAACACTGACATGCCCTTAAAAGGTAATCTTTGCCTTCGTGTGCTGTCTGTCCTACTCCATTTGGAAGCCCCTGTACCAAGCTCCCAGTCCACTGTGCTGGGGGGGGAAAGCCCTGCACTGTTCTGCAGCCTGGCCAACCTGAAGGGGGCATGCTCTAGTGAGCAGGCACCATCACGCGGGGTAGAAGGAAGACCTGCCCAGACGCTGCCAGTTTTCAGGAGGCACACAGACTCACAGCTGTCACATACAACTGCTTAGATGTGGCTTAACAATGTTTGGGTTGCTAATATCTATACCTACCTGTACCATTTTATATATGGCATCAAAAGACAAGATTTCCCCTTCAATATGAAATCAAACCATATGAAACAAATTTATTTCTGAAAGTTTAAAGTGGCAATATTATCTTTGGCCTCAACAGTAAAGTATAACTTGTAATAAATGGTTTGGTAGACATTTACCAGATGTATGGTAAGAttaaggcagaaaaaaatattaatattattaaagacAAAAACTGTCTATTATCCTGAGCtaaatcatactttttttttttttttttttttggttttttttgagacagggtttctctNNNNNNNNNNNNNNNNNNNNNNNNNNNNNNNNNNNNNNNNNNNNNNNNNNNNNNNNNNNNNNNNNNNNNNNNNNNNNNNNNNNNNNNNNNNNNNNNNNNNNNNNNNNNNNNNNNNNNNNNNNNNNNNNNNNNNNNNNNNNNNNNNNNNNNNNNNNNNNNNNNNNNNNNNNagagagagagagagagagagagagagagagagagagagagagagagagagagagagagagagaagagcgcGAGGGAGCGCCAGGGCTGTCCTACTATGTACATACAGTATAcacatggctttaaaaaaaattgtaggaACTGTTATGCAGAACTGCAACCAGGAAGATTAGGTTTCACCCCAACAAGGTCAAGCCTTCCACCTTAAGCATGTGCCTTGGAGGGTATAGAGGCCACCTTCTAACTCCTCTCTGCATAAAGGGAGAGGGCTTAAAAAAGCAATCTTagtggagaggaagaaaggctcCTATACAGAAAATCAGTCTGCTATTTAAAGCAAATGCCAATAGGATTCAGATTTAGGACCACTGTGTTCTCTGAGCTGAaggcttctttttaaattaaacaattaaagatttacttataattgtgcatgtctgtgtgtctcggGGACAATGTGCATGAGACCCAGAGGTACAGGTGCCTGTGAGCCTGCtggcatgagtgctgggaaccaaacccaggttctatGCAAGAGCAGCAGCACACTAAGGGCtatgcaccatctctccagcccaggaagggCTTCCCCTATTCTCTGTAGTCTCCTACGCTTTCAGAAACTCACTAAATCCCATGCTAAGCAGGTTTCATGAAAAGTAATTTTCAATGAGTCTAGAAATACCAATAACCTTAGGGCGTGAGTATGTTTTGAGTTAAGgtgtctgccctctccccactctAAAACTCTATGAGCAAGAAGCTCTTTTTCTGCCCTTCTCGCCCTCCAGCACTCTGGGGGCACGAGCCA encodes the following:
- the Smap1 gene encoding stromal membrane-associated protein 1 isoform X2 yields the protein MATRSCREKAQKLNEQHQLILSKLLREEDNKYCADCEAKGPRWASWNIGVFICIRCAGIHRNLGVHISRVKSVNLDQWTPEQIQCMQDMGNTKARLLYEANLPENFRRPQTDQAVEFFIRDKYEKKKYYDKNAIAITNKEKEKKKDEKKREKEPEKPAKPLTTEKLQKKEDQQLEPKKSTSPKNAAEPTVDLLGLDGPAEAPVTNGNTTTVPPLNDDLDIFGPMISNPLPATVMPPAQGTASIPAAAPLSTVTSGDLDLFTEQTTKSEEVAKKQLSKDSILSLYGTGAQQSTPGVFMGPTNIPFTSQAPTAFQGFPSMGVPVPAAPGLIGNMMGQNTGMMVGMPMHNGFMGNAQTGVMPLPQNVVGPQGGMVGQMGAPQSKFGLPQAQQPQWNLSQMNQQMAAMNLSSASASAGFGQPPSTTAGWSGSSSGQTLSTQLWK
- the Smap1 gene encoding stromal membrane-associated protein 1 isoform X1, with translation MATRSCREKAQKLNEQHQLILSKLLREEDNKYCADCEAKGPRWASWNIGVFICIRCAGIHRNLGVHISRVKSVNLDQWTPEQIQCMQDMGNTKARLLYEANLPENFRRPQTDQAVEFFIRDKYEKKKYYDKNAIAITNISSSDAPLQPLVSSPSLQAAVDKNKVEKEKEKKKDEKKREKEPEKPAKPLTTEKLQKKEDQQLEPKKSTSPKNAAEPTVDLLGLDGPAEAPVTNGNTTTVPPLNDDLDIFGPMISNPLPATVMPPAQGTASIPAAAPLSTVTSGDLDLFTEQTTKSEEVAKKQLSKDSILSLYGTGAQQSTPGVFMGPTNIPFTSQAPTAFQGFPSMGVPVPAAPGLIGNMMGQNTGMMVGMPMHNGFMGNAQTGVMPLPQNVVGPQGGMVGQMGAPQSKFGLPQAQQPQWNLSQMNQQMAAMNLSSASASAGFGQPPSTTAGWSGSSSGQTLSTQLWK